Within the Pagrus major chromosome 4, Pma_NU_1.0 genome, the region ATAACACTTTGTAATTACCAGTTTGATGCCACAGAAGCTGTTCTGGCCTCTCTTTAGGACTCTCACTTGTTTTAGAAGAGGATGGAACTTCATGTTCACTTATCTTACGAACAGTGTTGTAAATTCAGTCTGtggtttttcattttaaacacgTGCATGTGTAGGCTGGAGTTGTAGATGGAAACTAACCTGGGGTtgtcctcttcatcttcatcagagcccagctcctcgtcctcctccgcTCCACTCATCCTGCGTCTTATCTGGTACACAGACATGCTGGGGTGCTCGATCAGCAGGTTCTCCAGAGGGTCCACCTCAGGGGCTGACAGCGGCCTGCTCTCTGTATGAGGAACATCAGAGTTCAGCCAGATCAGTTTACATCCCAGTATAAGCAGCAGCCTCCCTGAGCCAAGACTGTTTTAAATAACATCAGTGTGTATAACATATTTCTGTACCTCCGGCAGGATCTATCTCTCACCTGGCAGATTAACAATGACCCATTCTCCTTCTTCAAACTCAATCAGCTCCTCGTAAGGGTCATCTGCTGCCTCAAAGTCGTCGCCAGCGCTCCCAAGCAGATGAGACAGAAACTTTCCAAACATCTTTATCCCTTTGTTGCAATCTGTAAAAGAACAGCAAGCAGGTCAATTAAAAGAATAGACCGAAGCTACAGAGGAGTGAAAGTCTTGTGTcagctgatgacatcacattaatattttaaatacaaaCTTCTTAGTTGTTTCCACTAACCTCCTCCACCCAAGCCTCCACCATGCGTCTCTGTCGCACATAAACTTTGTGCATGGCTCCCCCTAGAGGCTGTCCCAACAAACACCCCTAACACCTGTCCTCCCTACATACCAAACACCTCCTTCCATTGCGCAGCTCAGAAACCTGAGCAGCTGAGTTAGTACGTCGCCGTGACGTGCGTGGGGTCAAGTTAGGCTCGAATCAGCTGAGAGAACATGAAGAGGCTGGAATTACACTGATTGCAGCGATATTATGTAATCTGGTCAGATAACTGTCATGGAGAAGGGACTAACTTTTATTACTGAAGGCAAGTGACCCTGGTATTACAGGATCAACACTGTGTTTGTTATTCCTCTGTACAGGTTCCCGTGTTATTCTTGgcttaagacattttaatattacGTATTGCAATTGTAATGCATTATTTCATTGTCTTAATAACACCAAAACTGAGAAATCTTACTGTTAAAATGTGCGAAAGTATTAAAATAAGTGATCATAATGTGAATAATGTCGGTACAACATTCACTCATCAAGTCCTGTCAGCAGAtcacaaaacaattacagaagACGTTTTCCCTCAGCTGTTCAACATATCTTTAGGTAGATCCCAACATATGTAATGGCTGTAATATTCCATGgcatattacatttatattacatGACTTGGTTAAtatctgctgttgctgtttaaaacataaagcCATAAATAGACCCGTGTTTTCCCCGTGTCTGGATGCCTTCCTGCTCTATCAGTGTCCGCCCAGAACTTTATGTCACCGGACCCCTTCCTgtcaacacagacagactgcaggACACACTGCAGGACACTGTCTGCTACACCACATTACTGCAACTAACCCTGTCCCCGGCATCATCTCAACAGGCCTATAATCTATATAGAtgttcacagaggaaaaaacagctgACTGTGCGCTCAGATTAGTGTTACTTCATTTCTTGTAATCACTCGAATTGGTTTAGTTTTTCCAAGTAGAGACTGTAGTCCTGATATAACATACTTTATAATACAATATACACGATATTCAGCTCAAATTACAAGCAGGCAAAGACTGCGAAGACCTCACACAGCCAAGAGATCGTAGTaagagaacaaaagaaaaattaaatccAAGCCTCACAAAGGCCACTGTTAATAACAGATACATATCAGTTCACATGTTGACTCACCTGACCAGATAAAGTTCTCCAGATAAAGCTTCTGTTCGGGTGTGGCCGGTGTTCAGAGATGatccagctgctgtctgttccTCAGATTGTTTTGATCTCAAAGTTGTTTATCTGCAGGAGTCCTCGCTGTGTCCTCAAACGTCACCAAACCCCGCCCAGTGAGGCGGGGCGAGCGTGCGTCAGTCCCTACGTCACAtgtcaacaaacacactgtcCCCGTTCTGCATAGATGTGACAGTTAAACGCTGTTTACACAACTGAGTCAGCACAACTAATAACTTTAACTATCATAACTATCAACCACAACTAATAACTCACAGTGGGACCACGACCGCATAATGTACAATTAGTCATGTGTACCATGGGCCACTAGTGCTAACGTTCTGAACAGTTAGCTAATGTAGCCTGTTATAACCAGGTCCAATAAACTTACTTATTATATTTATAGTTAACCAGATTAATGAGCGAGCGAGTCATTTCAAACAAGCTGACTCCGTGTGTAACTAAGCAGAACTCTACTTCTCTTCCAGACATAACCTACTCCAAACACCAGCCATTGCCTTGCTTTGTGCGCATGCGCAGATTACTTACAGGCATGTCAGTAAGCCAAGGCGCAGTTTTAAAGTTGTGTAAGAGTGAAAAAacttattataataataaaatcgAACAAAATAGAACCATTCTCAAGCAAGTCTTTGATTTTCATGCATTTctaataaaaaatgtgataaagcCGGTGCAGTTACCGTCTCAGCTCACGTTTCTCCTTTTCCTGCTCACGAAGATaccgtctgtgtttgtgtcgacttTAACTGCGCACTGTCACCTGAGCAGTAAGGAACAACTTTAAAAGTatagatattttatttgtttcattgatttagcctacatgttttattttgagataTTGGTATAGACTGGCGTATGTCTGTGCGTGTATGGGTTTTGTTGAAAAGAATCATCTTGTGTCGAGTCTTTGTTATATACTCTCTGATATATTTTCTGTACAGCAGGAAGTAGACGACTGCTGATTCCCATCATACATTGCAAATCTACGTTTTGAGGAAAGCCGAATGCATGTGAAGAACAAAAACTATCTCTTTACATATTCGGGAGAGGATTGAAGGTAAGACTGAAAGAACCTGCAACAATTAGACACTTGTCAAGTGAAGGCTGGTGACAGCTGTCCTcataaacagaagaaatgaCTCCAGGTGCTTGAAGTCATGTTGTGTTAGATGTAGAACAGAAACGAAAGTTTGAGTAGTGTTGAATTTTAATCTAACCATCGTTGTTGAAACCCAATGGCCTCTATATAATGACTTTACCTGGTCTGAAAACACTTTAAAGACTATACTTGTGCTTACTTAGTTTATGTTAAGTAAACTTAAGTTTATATTAGTTTAGTTTATATGGACCCTCAAAGTTTATACCAGTAACGTTCCTCGGCTGCCAagttaacaaacaaaactttgacGCCCGACTTCATTTATAAACCTTGTTGTTTAAATGTTACATTGAGATTGTGACCAGCAAAGTGGCCATTCTGCGTACACGCTGTTAAAGCATTACATCATTTTACTAAAGATCTAGATTTGTTCAAACATATTGGTGAAATATAGATGTCAGTGACATAGGCTATATCTAATTATggtttattattatcaatattgttgttgttattttataaGCTGTTAAGGCTATGTTGAACCTGAAGTCAAAGTGAAACCATATTTCCAAAATCTGTGATGcaccttttcttcttcctggttTATAACCAATCCAGTTAGCCTCGGTCTACCTGACATTTATCTGAAAGCAGATTAGTTCTTATCAAGAGATTTGAATGTTTTCCTTCAGTATGTAGACTGCTGCATAAACAacagcatacagtatgtatgcacTGTGTTGCGTTCTTTTGTATTGTGGGTAAGACCTCAGAGTAGAGTTGActgtcctctctttctctttatcaTTCCAGTGTCTCAATGCAGGGATGGCTCCACGAGTGGATGATGTCATACGTCTGTGCCATGAAATATCAGCTCACGATCAGATCAAGGTTGCGGTGAAAAACTCCACCAAAGGAGCGATGGTGGCAGGAGGAACTGCCTTTGTAGGCGGGCTAGTTGCTGGACCTCCAGGGATTGCTGTTGGTAAGAATAAATACTCAGATGAAAATTAGTGATTCTGAAACTCATTGCTGAAGGAGACATTACAGCTGCCTGAAGAATATGTATCGCAACATCCTAAAAATATGGCAATATTATTGTAAGGCCATATGGCCCAACCCTATTACAGAGACTGACCGTTATCAGCTTCTTCCTGCTCCAAACTATCAGAATTATATGGGTCTTAAAAAAGCCACTGTTGGTAAACCTCTGTTCAACCAGATCATTTACAGATGAGACCTTTTTAGAGTTCAAGTGATGTTTGGCTGTTGGGGACTATTTCCAGAGGTGGATTTATATACATTTGGTTTTGAAGTGAGTTTTGAGGCCTTGTGTTGGTTGGGTTGGGTATTATCATGTcatgattatatatatatatatatatatatatatatatatatatatatatatatatatatatgtatatgtatgtatgtatgtatatatacatatatatatatatatatatatatatatatacatatatatatatatatagatatatacatatgtatatacagtatatacatatgtatatatatatatatatatatatatatatatatatatatatatatatatacatatgtatatacagtatatacatatgtatatatatatatatatatatatacatatgtatatacagtatatacatatatatatatatatatatatatatatatatatatatatatatatatgtatatatatatatatatatatatgtatgtatatgtatatatgtatgtatatatatatatatatatatatatatgtatatatacagtatatacatatatatatatatatatatatatatatatatatatatatatatatatatatacacacacacacacatatatatatatatttacacagcTTTGTTTGGTACTGCCCCATGCATTCAGGCAGAGAGTGGGGCCAGaattttttttgcttcagtCATTAATAGTAATGGACAATTTTCTGTACCACACAGAAGTAAACTGTTGAACTTTAACGAGCAGTGGATTATTTATGATGTGGATGAAGGCAAAGGGAATCGTCAGAGTGTCAAGCTGAGGCTTCATTCAGTGGAAACCTACAGCTGGATTTATACTGAACCTGTACCTACCCTCTCTGTACCAGGTGGAGCAATCGGCGGTCTCTTGGGCAGCTGGCTGACCAGCGGGCAGTTCAGGCCTCTGCCTCAGATCCTGATGGAATTGCCACCTACCCAGCAAAAGAAGCTCTATAATGACGTTGTGGCTGTCTTAGGCAACCTGGACTGGATGGATGCGGCCCAGCTCATTGCCCTTGTGATGGGCAACGCCACCCTTCAGCAGCAGGTCACTGCTGCGCTGCTCAACTACATCACAAAGGAACTTAGAGCAGAGGTGCGTTATCAGGACTGAGTCATGGTTACACATGGACTCTTCAGGATGGTCCAGGCTGCCAAACACTTCTTATTTTTGTACTTCTTCACAAGAAAGAAATCACTGGACAGTCATCATAGACACCTACCTGTGTTACGCAATAATGGATGGATTAGTataaacaaataatgttttgtaTGATAATCTGATGTCAGTTTTCTTAAGATGTGCCTCGGAAGTCATTTATTCAGGATTAGAATAGCATGTCTTTATTCCCACACTCTGTATCAGGGTGTTTTAATACACCTATCAGCCAGAACATTAAGACCACTGACAACAAtgatcatctcattacaataCACATTGtgctgggaaaccttgagtcctggcattcatgtgtaTGTCACTTGACGCGACCCACCCACTCAAACACCGTTGCAGACCGAGTACACCCCTCTGAAAGTTTGGAGGCCAGGTTGACACCTTGAGCTCTTGGTCACATTCATCAGGCCAGTCGTGAGTAGTGTTTCCAGTGTGGCAGGGAGCATCGTCCTGCTGAGGGGGCCGCTGCCATCAGGGAGAGGTGGAGCCTTGAGGACGGGGTCTGCAttggtgtttgggtgggtggtgcatgtcaagtagCATCCACATTAATGCCAGTACACAAAGTTTCTCCAGAAGAACATTTGATTGTATCAAGATGATCATTGTTATTGGTTTTAATGTTATGGCTGATCGTGTATACCACTGCTGATTAATTACAATTAAAGTAAACATTGGAAGCTATTGTGGTTTTTaactattttctctttttttcggGATTGTTAcactgcacattttaaaaaatgcacgTACATCCGTAAACAAGAATTGCTGCAACAATTTAATCTTCtcacagtttgttttatgtGGCAAATTATATTCTTGTTATATATCAAAATAATCTGCTTCAAAGCTTCACGGCTCCAAAACACTACGAGGTTGAGCTCAGATTATTTTAACATGCTGCTTCCAAAGGTCCGTTATGATCTTCCATTCTCAAACGTGTTTTTATTGAGCCCATAACTAACATCTCATTCACCTTTTATAGTTAAAATAACATACATGTTGTCATGTTAAATTTGATCAAGCCCTTGTAGTAAAAGTTACTATAGATACTGTAGTCTATTCTAAAGAAGCCCATTACTGCTGAGGAAATGAAGAGATAAAGTTAGCAGATAATATAAAACTTTATAAATCCCACACTGGGGAATTTTTTTGTTATCTATTATAACATGATTCATGGTAAGTTAGTTATAAGATAGACAATATGGAAGCATATTGCACTCACACTAGAACTTTTCTCCAAAGTTACAGCTCACCCTTTTTTAACATGGTGACTGAGTCAGTCAGagaacacacagctgtgtgtctAGAGATGTGAGCAAGTGAGTCAGATGGGATGCAAGAGACAAATGTCTATATTACAACAACATAGTGTAGATGTAACAAATGATTCTGGATCTGACAAAAGCAGCCTGTTTCAGAACAAAGCACAGGGTGGTTAGAAAAACATACCAAATGTACCTCTTTATTTTaacaatgatttttttattattcaacaACTATAAAAGCTTCTACATCGAGTCTTTCACATCATTTAGGTCAAATCATGATGGCACCTGTAACTGTGAAACACCAGAAAATGTCAGGTATGTCTCTGGTAAAATAAGGTGGAAGTCCTGAAAGTAACTGGCAACAATTCAAGTGTATTAACTATGAGACTCTATCTGTTAAAGTGTCAGCCTTAGTATAAAATCACAGGGTGTTAAAATGTCATTAGTACGTCCAGCAGTGGATATTCATTCAGATATGATGATGTAAATCTGGTGATGCAAAGCAGAGATGGAAATGATACACACATCTGTGTGAGAGCTTCAGCACTGAGTGCATGAAGCAGTGACAGGTCTCAAATACACAGATTCTGAGGCTTGagttatatttaaaacattgtacaattatactgtaaaataattttttttttttttcattgaaaagcaagcacattttttattcataaaaaacctttttggaTGTGGATATTGAAATGCCATTACATGTAAACAACATATGcagcttttttccttttttcaaatgCAGCATAACTCTGACCGAACACGTCTGAGAAGGCACGAGAAACCACAGCATCGTTACAatttgtgaaaatgtcaaatgatgGTAAACACAGCGTGTGTACTGGGTACAGTACCAAGGACACAAACTatgtcttaatgtcacagatcAGGCCCATATATCTACAGTATCATTTAGCATAAGGTTGTACCCTTACTCCACTTAAACACTGCTTTATATTAGAATCCAGCGAGCCTtgagaaatatacagtagaggCCTAGGGCCACtgtgaacctttttttttttttttgttcagtattctcattttaaagttcaaattctgagaaaaaaaaagtagaaagaattctgactttaagcTCCGAATTTTCCCAGAATTCTTTGAGTCGCGGCCGGGGAAAgaatgcctcttcctgttgtgGTTGCACAGTGGCAGACTCACTTCCTTTATACCATCATTCAACCTTCATTTTTGGGGGAGAATTCCAGCCCAGTTGCAGACAGAACAGCACAGTGAAGATAACCTATATGTGAATGGTGTCATTTtcctacagccattacactgtgcaagGCTAAACAGTTGTCTACTGCcagagttctgacttttttctcaaaaaaatacataaagtcGTAATTGCGACACACAGTTTAGTCACTTGGCAGTGCTGCTGATATGTGAAATCGGCAAACttatttacttgtttatttctgttgtcaatTTCAGCAGTAACtgtaatgtataaaatatatatagatattaaaCAGCTTGGTGCAGCCTGGCGGACTTTTCTGCTATGATTATTTTATGTACGGGGTTGCTGAGCGCCAACAGCCATATCTCAGACTAACTGCTAGTGttgggtaaactcaagctgtcactTTCTTTGAGTTActgagatatgaaagcatcaaacatgcatttaaaatCAATTAGAAATATACACTTTGCAATAACTTCAGATAGAAAAACCCTGCATCACACACTATatatcatttcattttctttttaaattattttattgcaaACATCGTGATTGGGTCTATAAAGGGAACATTCTGTGGAGAAGTTCtctcacatttttcacagtggCCCCGATCCTCATCCACAGCAATGACTCAGCTGCTGTGATGGTGTGAATTATCACAGTCAGCATTCTTTAGCTTTAAGTAAAGGTAAACAATCAAAATGACAGCTCCAGGTAGGTTAATGACAGGAACCGTGGGGCTGGAGGTTCAGATGGGACTTGACTTATCAAACCTTTTGGTGCTTGTGTTTTGGTGGCTCCATTTGGACTGTAAAGCTGTGGACCAGCTGAGCCCACGTCTGTAACAGCAGAGGTGAGTACAGAGCAGCAAACCAGACAGCAAGTATACTGGATGAACAAAACCAAGGCTGAAAAACAGAATtgctttaaacctgcattaacaGATTTGTTGGGAGCAACTGAAAGTAACACAAACTTAACAAATCACATAAAGACCATAACAAAGGTACCAAACAGTAGCTTCATGACACATTCAGTAAAttcagagcaacattagcatttactGGGTGTTTCGAGCAGCCTTGCTAATCGAACTCTAATATGTTCTCTCCTCTCAGCTGTCTAGAGGTCTTCCTGTACTCTGATGGAAATATGTGGCTAAAATGCTCCTTTGGTGCTCGACAGGTGGGCTCATCAGAGCCTTTCTGCTGCCTGCTGTATCTTGAAATGCCTCTAATGGGAGCGTACAGCCTGAGCCAGAAcagttcagtttaaaaaagCCCATGCAGTTGAGAAGAAGAGCAGATTCAGGTACCAATTCTCTTTGGCTTTGTCCTCTTTGACAGTAAACATATACCCATTTGACTTTTCCATAGTACTGAACAGAACATCAATGCTTATTGTCAAGTGGCCATTTACAGCTATACTTTGTTCTGTTCATTGTTGGTATATATGAAATTTCACCCCTTGACATCCAGTAACAGAAGGCCCACTGCAGCACTGTGCTGGCTGGTCCAGGCTGAGTGTAAAGAAAGATCATCGCTAGACTTCCAAAAGGGTCGAGTCGAAG harbors:
- the LOC140994372 gene encoding tumor protein p53-inducible nuclear protein 2, producing the protein MFGKFLSHLLGSAGDDFEAADDPYEELIEFEEGEWVIVNLPESRPLSAPEVDPLENLLIEHPSMSVYQIRRRMSGAEEDEELGSDEDEEDNPRPVAVRRHISWRLAAWGIPLPCDIQLLAVQRARTQAEWKKLSRSALHRQNLAKTRFSPAEKRYGHFKQPCQRLYNY
- the LOC140994568 gene encoding protein C19orf12 homolog, producing the protein MAPRVDDVIRLCHEISAHDQIKVAVKNSTKGAMVAGGTAFVGGLVAGPPGIAVGGAIGGLLGSWLTSGQFRPLPQILMELPPTQQKKLYNDVVAVLGNLDWMDAAQLIALVMGNATLQQQVTAALLNYITKELRAEVRYQD